A stretch of Actinomycetota bacterium DNA encodes these proteins:
- the fdh gene encoding formate dehydrogenase, protein MWPALRQLRGNDRLGLSEAARSRRSAELTPRTAEADRVVRSVCPYCAVGCGQRVFVKDGQIIQIEGDPDSPISRGRLCPKGSASKQLVTSPGRLTTVRYRRPHGTEWEDLSLDQAMDMIADRVLATRAATWQDHDDEGRRVNRTLGMASLGGATLDNEENYLIKKLFTALGAIQIENQARIUHSSTVPSLGTSFGRGGATNFQQDLANSDCIVIQGSNMAECHPVGFQWVVEAKARGAKVIHVDPRFTRTSALADLHVPIRAGSDIAFLGGIVRHILENGREFREYVASYTNAAVIVDESFADTEDLDGLFSGFDPASGTYDPRSWQYDGMGVASNAGSRQRRIAGGETHGSGGAKLSHGNPPHTDPTLEHPRCVFQLLKRHFARYTPELVEEVCGVPRERFLEVAEALCANSGRERTSAFAYAVGWTHHTNGVQFIRTAAIVQLLLGNMGRPGGGIMALRGHASIQGSTDIPTLYNLLPGYLPMPIAGVHGSLEEYLDDVRLPAGFWGRSDTYMVSLLKAWFGDRATADNGFCFDHLPKLTGDHSIFPAVMAMLDGTCKGFIVPGENPAVGSPNAGLHRKAMANLDWLVVRDLVETETASFWYNAPEIETGELRTTDIGTEVFLLPAAAHTEKDGTFTNTQRLLQWHRKAVEPVGDCRSELWFYYHLGRRIREKLAGSTDPRDRPLLDLEWSYPVEGPHEEPSAAAVLREIGGVGPDGRALPGYLELKADGSTACGCWIYSGVYADEVNQADRRRPGSEQSWVAPEWGWAWPYNRRILYNRASADPEGRPWSERKRYVWWDPTQGRWTGHDNPDFGATTAPGYDPPDDATAERALDGRSPFVMQADGKGWLFVPNGLDDGPLPAHYEPPESPVPNALYGRRTNPLMETYDRPGNRFNPPGSAAYPFVFTTYRLTEHHTAGAMSRTLGYLAELQPEMFCEVSPELARLRGLVNGGWATIVTSRAAIEARVLVTDRMRPLKVAGRVVHQVGLPYHWGRNGLATGDGANDLLPIVGDPNVHIMESKANTCDVLPGRRPRGPALVELVEGHRARALAEQREEAGG, encoded by the coding sequence GTGTGGCCGGCGCTGCGCCAGCTCCGCGGGAACGACCGCCTCGGCCTGTCCGAGGCGGCCCGGTCGCGGCGGTCGGCCGAGCTGACGCCGCGGACCGCCGAGGCCGACCGGGTCGTCAGGTCCGTCTGCCCCTACTGCGCGGTCGGCTGCGGCCAGCGGGTGTTCGTCAAGGACGGGCAGATCATCCAGATCGAGGGCGACCCCGACAGCCCCATCTCCCGGGGCCGGCTCTGCCCCAAGGGGTCGGCGTCCAAGCAGCTCGTCACCTCCCCGGGCCGCCTGACCACGGTCCGCTACCGCCGCCCCCACGGGACCGAGTGGGAGGACCTGTCCCTGGACCAGGCGATGGACATGATCGCCGACCGGGTGCTCGCCACCCGGGCCGCCACCTGGCAGGACCACGACGACGAGGGCCGGCGGGTCAACCGCACCCTGGGCATGGCCAGCCTCGGCGGGGCGACCCTCGACAACGAAGAGAACTACCTGATCAAGAAGCTGTTCACCGCCCTCGGGGCGATCCAGATCGAGAACCAGGCCCGCATATGACACTCCTCGACCGTCCCCAGTTTGGGGACCTCGTTCGGCCGCGGTGGCGCCACCAACTTCCAGCAGGACCTGGCCAACAGCGACTGCATCGTCATCCAGGGCTCCAACATGGCCGAGTGCCACCCGGTCGGGTTCCAGTGGGTGGTCGAGGCCAAGGCCCGCGGGGCCAAGGTCATCCACGTCGACCCCCGCTTCACCAGGACCAGCGCCCTGGCCGACCTGCACGTGCCCATCCGGGCCGGCAGCGACATCGCCTTCCTGGGCGGGATCGTGCGCCACATCCTGGAGAACGGCCGTGAGTTCCGGGAGTACGTGGCCAGCTACACCAACGCCGCCGTGATCGTCGACGAGTCGTTCGCCGACACCGAGGACCTGGACGGCCTGTTCTCCGGGTTCGACCCGGCCAGCGGCACCTACGACCCGCGCAGCTGGCAGTACGACGGCATGGGGGTGGCCAGCAACGCCGGCTCGCGCCAGCGCCGCATCGCCGGCGGCGAGACCCACGGCTCGGGCGGGGCCAAGCTGTCGCACGGCAACCCGCCCCACACCGACCCCACCCTGGAGCACCCGCGCTGCGTCTTCCAGCTGCTCAAGCGGCACTTCGCCCGCTACACCCCGGAGCTGGTGGAGGAGGTCTGCGGCGTGCCCCGCGAGCGGTTCCTGGAGGTCGCCGAGGCGCTCTGCGCCAACTCGGGGCGGGAGCGGACCAGCGCCTTCGCCTACGCCGTGGGCTGGACCCACCACACCAACGGCGTCCAGTTCATCCGCACCGCCGCCATCGTCCAGCTGCTGCTCGGCAACATGGGCCGGCCCGGCGGCGGCATCATGGCCCTGCGCGGCCACGCCTCCATCCAGGGCTCGACCGACATCCCCACCCTCTACAACCTGCTGCCCGGCTACCTGCCCATGCCGATCGCCGGCGTGCACGGGAGCCTGGAGGAGTACCTCGACGACGTGCGGCTGCCGGCCGGGTTCTGGGGCCGCAGCGACACCTACATGGTCAGCCTGCTCAAGGCCTGGTTCGGCGACCGGGCCACGGCCGACAACGGCTTCTGCTTCGACCACCTGCCCAAGCTGACCGGCGACCACTCGATCTTCCCGGCCGTCATGGCCATGCTGGACGGCACCTGCAAGGGGTTCATCGTCCCGGGCGAGAACCCGGCCGTCGGCTCGCCCAACGCCGGCCTGCACCGCAAGGCCATGGCCAACCTGGACTGGCTGGTGGTGCGGGACCTGGTCGAGACCGAGACGGCGTCGTTCTGGTACAACGCGCCCGAGATCGAGACCGGCGAGCTGCGCACCACCGACATCGGCACCGAGGTGTTCCTGCTCCCGGCGGCCGCCCACACCGAGAAGGACGGCACCTTCACCAACACCCAGCGCCTGCTCCAGTGGCACCGCAAGGCGGTCGAGCCGGTGGGGGACTGCCGCTCGGAGCTGTGGTTCTACTACCACCTGGGGCGCCGCATCCGCGAGAAGCTGGCCGGATCCACCGACCCCAGGGACCGGCCGCTGCTCGACCTGGAATGGTCGTACCCGGTCGAGGGGCCGCACGAGGAGCCGAGCGCGGCCGCGGTGCTGCGCGAGATCGGCGGGGTCGGCCCGGACGGCCGGGCCCTGCCCGGCTACCTGGAGCTGAAGGCCGACGGCTCGACCGCCTGCGGCTGCTGGATCTACTCGGGGGTCTACGCCGACGAGGTCAACCAGGCCGACCGGCGCAGGCCCGGGTCCGAGCAGAGCTGGGTCGCCCCCGAGTGGGGCTGGGCCTGGCCCTACAACCGGCGCATCCTCTACAACCGGGCCTCGGCCGACCCCGAGGGCCGGCCCTGGTCGGAGCGGAAGCGCTACGTCTGGTGGGACCCCACCCAGGGACGCTGGACCGGCCACGACAACCCCGATTTCGGGGCCACCACCGCCCCCGGCTACGACCCGCCCGACGACGCCACCGCCGAGCGGGCGCTGGACGGCCGCAGCCCGTTCGTGATGCAGGCCGACGGCAAGGGCTGGCTGTTCGTGCCCAACGGCCTCGACGACGGGCCGCTGCCGGCCCACTACGAGCCGCCCGAGTCGCCGGTGCCCAATGCGCTGTACGGCCGCCGGACCAACCCGCTGATGGAGACCTACGACCGGCCCGGCAACCGCTTCAACCCGCCGGGCTCGGCGGCGTACCCGTTCGTGTTCACCACCTACCGGCTCACCGAGCACCACACCGCCGGGGCGATGAGCCGCACCCTGGGCTACCTGGCGGAGCTCCAGCCGGAGATGTTCTGCGAGGTCAGCCCGGAGCTGGCCCGGCTCCGGGGGCTGGTCAACGGGGGCTGGGCGACGATCGTCACCTCCAGGGCCGCCATCGAGGCCAGGGTCCTGGTCACCGACCGGATGCGGCCCCTCAAGGTCGCCGGCCGGGTCGTCCACCAGGTCGGCCTGCCCTACCACTGGG